In the Flavisolibacter tropicus genome, one interval contains:
- a CDS encoding HAMP domain-containing protein produces the protein MKTKIETVPPAADGEVLDKKELLRVLSEVRNGNFSARMPVDQTGIPGKVCDTLNEIIALNEQLMSELTKAGKTIGKQGKLNHRVELPYARGSWSTGVEALNGLISDLVHPTIEIAHVISSVAKGNLSQEMTLQIGDHVLQGEFARIAREVNDMVKQLNLFSMEVTRVAREVGSEGKLGGQARVKGVAGVWKDLTDSVNQMAGNLTAQVRNIAEVTTAVAKGDLSKKITVDVQGEILELKNTINTMVDQLNSFSSEVTRVAREVGTEGKLGGQAEVQGVAGTWKDLTDSVNQMASNLTAQVRNIAEVTTAVAKGDLSRKITVDVKGEILELKNTINTMVDQLNSFSAEVSRVAREVGSEGKLGGQATVKGVGGVWKDLTDNVNQLAGNLTTQLRDVSKVATAIANGDLTQKITVDVKGEILQIKDVINRMVDQLNSFASEVTRVALEVGTEGKLGGQAKVQGVGGTWKDLTDSVNQMASNLTAQVRNIAEVTTAVANGDLSKKITVNVQGEILELKKTINTMVDQLNSFASEVTRVALEVGTEGKLGGQAKVQGVGGTWKDLTDSVNQMASNLTAQVRNIAEVTTAVAKGDLSRKITVDVRGEILELKNTINTMVDQLNSFGSEVFRVAREVGSEGKLGGQADVPGVEGLWKDLTDSVNKMASNLTAQVRNIAEVTTAVANGDLSRKIEVDVKGEILELKNTINTMVEQLRAFASEVTRVAREVGTEGKLGGQANVPGVGGTWKDLTDSVNQMAGNLTAQVRNIAEVAIAVANGDMSRKITVDVRGEILQLKETLNTMVDQLRAFASEVTRVAREVGSEGKLGGQAFVPGVAGTWKDLTDSVNQMTGNLTSQVRNIAEVTKAVASGDLSKKVTIDVKGEILDLKNTINTMVDQLNSFAFEVTRVAREVGTEGKLGGQAEVQGVAGTWKDLTDSVNMMASNLTNQVRGIAKVVTAVATGNLKQKLSIVSRGEVAQLTDTINEMIDTLATFADQVTNVAREVGVEGRLGGQASVPGASGIWKNLTENVNQLAENLTTQVRAISEVASAVTKGDLTRTIRVEAKGEVEELKDTINQMIANLKETTLRNQEQDWLKSNLAKFTQMLQGQKDLNTVTRRILSELAQVVNAQQGMFYILEQDETAINQKLKLFSSFAYDEELNLNKEFAIGQGLVGQCAVEKERILLKNVPKSYLKIGSGLGRATPKNVVVLPVLFETEIKAVIELASFDDFSETHLDFLGQLTESIGIVLNTIEANSRTEDLLEQSQSLADELRRTNEELQDKAHLLVKQKEEVEEKNKEVEEARKSLEEKAEQLQLTSKYKSEFLANMSHELRTPLNSLLILAQQLYENHEGNLSEKQVRYAKTIHSCGDDLIQLINDILDLSKIESGYISTDFINVRFNEITSFVETTFKHISESKSLKFSIEMDQNLPDKLETDVQRLNQILKNLLSNAFKFTEKGGVRLRVYEAHKNWKQLNPSLDNASKVVAFEIKDSGIGISKDKQNIIFEAFQQAEGSTSRKYGGTGLGLSISRGLADLLGGSIELESEPGKGSTFTLYLPIDYNPQHVRKEKQSSLTNTLTISEYQVASDNEETIQTVQTVKLPETRDLEVVSEIINETGDDRHNINMGDSVVLVVEDDLRFGKIMIEKAHEFNLKVVVATSFGEVFDLANKFTPIAVTLDVKLPDASGWRILDLFKNDINFRHIPIHLISGEENRLLAMQRGARSFHQKPLKNEALQVLFSDMVRYRDHKPKNLLLVEDNELDSSQIAKILDNGEEIDIEIASTGTQALELIKEKEYDCIIVDFMLPDIGGLDFVTQINSLKKVQMTPVLIYSAKDFSPKEKTQLKQYANRILLKDVQSLELLLEETVMHLHLDHKNLLSEKRKIIENLRSREDVLIGKNVLVVDDDVRNLFALTTAFERYNINAITAESGQEAINILMENDTIDIVLMDIMMPEMDGYETTQKIRREHKNTKLPIIAVTAKAMKGDREKCIEAGASDYITKPVKIDQLLSLMRVWLYK, from the coding sequence GTGAAAACCAAAATTGAAACAGTCCCCCCTGCGGCGGATGGCGAAGTTTTGGACAAGAAAGAATTGTTGCGTGTTTTATCGGAAGTGCGCAATGGTAATTTCTCTGCCCGTATGCCAGTGGACCAGACAGGTATTCCTGGAAAAGTATGTGATACACTTAATGAAATAATAGCCCTTAACGAACAGCTGATGTCGGAGCTGACCAAGGCAGGAAAGACCATTGGTAAGCAAGGTAAGCTGAACCATAGGGTAGAACTGCCTTATGCCCGTGGCTCCTGGAGTACAGGGGTAGAGGCTTTAAATGGCTTGATCTCTGACCTGGTGCATCCAACGATTGAGATTGCGCACGTAATCTCATCCGTGGCAAAAGGTAACCTATCGCAGGAAATGACGCTTCAGATAGGCGATCACGTGCTACAAGGGGAGTTTGCCCGTATTGCCCGCGAGGTAAATGATATGGTGAAACAGTTGAATTTGTTCTCCATGGAGGTAACGCGTGTGGCCCGTGAGGTAGGTTCTGAAGGTAAGCTGGGTGGCCAGGCCCGTGTAAAAGGGGTAGCTGGTGTATGGAAAGACTTGACGGATTCGGTAAACCAGATGGCGGGTAACCTGACAGCCCAGGTTCGTAATATCGCCGAGGTGACCACCGCGGTGGCTAAAGGTGACCTTTCTAAGAAAATTACGGTGGACGTACAAGGAGAGATCCTGGAGTTGAAAAACACGATCAATACGATGGTGGATCAGCTAAACTCGTTCTCTTCAGAGGTAACGCGTGTGGCCCGTGAGGTGGGTACGGAAGGTAAATTGGGCGGACAGGCTGAGGTACAGGGTGTGGCCGGTACGTGGAAAGACTTGACGGACTCGGTAAACCAGATGGCCTCTAACCTTACGGCACAGGTAAGAAATATTGCCGAGGTAACGACCGCGGTGGCGAAAGGTGATTTGTCGCGTAAGATCACCGTGGACGTAAAAGGAGAGATCCTCGAGCTGAAAAATACAATTAACACGATGGTGGATCAGTTGAACTCGTTCTCTGCCGAGGTGAGCCGTGTGGCTCGTGAGGTGGGTTCTGAGGGTAAGCTGGGTGGTCAGGCAACGGTAAAAGGTGTAGGGGGTGTATGGAAAGACTTGACTGATAACGTAAACCAGTTGGCGGGTAACCTGACCACGCAGCTGCGTGACGTATCTAAAGTAGCAACCGCCATCGCAAATGGTGACTTGACGCAGAAGATCACGGTGGACGTAAAAGGAGAGATCCTGCAGATCAAGGATGTAATTAACCGAATGGTGGACCAGTTGAACTCCTTTGCCTCAGAGGTAACCCGTGTGGCCCTAGAGGTAGGTACAGAAGGTAAACTCGGTGGCCAGGCGAAAGTGCAAGGAGTAGGTGGTACGTGGAAGGATCTGACAGACTCGGTAAACCAGATGGCCTCTAACCTTACGGCACAGGTACGTAACATCGCCGAGGTAACGACTGCGGTGGCCAACGGTGACTTATCTAAAAAGATTACGGTTAACGTACAGGGTGAGATCCTGGAATTGAAAAAGACCATCAATACGATGGTGGATCAGCTTAACTCGTTTGCCTCTGAGGTAACGCGTGTGGCCCTTGAAGTGGGTACCGAGGGTAAACTCGGTGGTCAGGCCAAGGTACAAGGTGTGGGTGGTACGTGGAAGGATTTGACGGATTCAGTAAACCAGATGGCATCAAATCTAACGGCCCAGGTGCGGAACATTGCGGAAGTAACGACGGCGGTAGCGAAGGGGGACCTTTCCCGTAAGATCACGGTGGATGTGCGTGGTGAGATCCTGGAGTTGAAGAACACGATCAACACGATGGTGGACCAGTTGAACTCCTTTGGTTCTGAGGTATTCCGTGTGGCCCGTGAAGTAGGTTCTGAAGGTAAGTTGGGTGGACAGGCGGATGTACCTGGTGTGGAAGGTTTATGGAAAGACTTAACAGACTCTGTAAATAAAATGGCCTCTAACCTGACTGCGCAAGTACGTAACATTGCCGAGGTAACAACGGCGGTGGCCAACGGTGACTTGTCGCGTAAGATTGAGGTGGATGTAAAAGGAGAGATCCTTGAATTAAAGAACACCATTAATACGATGGTGGAACAATTACGTGCCTTTGCCTCTGAGGTAACGAGGGTTGCCCGTGAGGTAGGTACGGAAGGTAAGCTGGGTGGTCAGGCCAACGTACCGGGAGTAGGTGGTACGTGGAAGGATTTGACGGACTCTGTGAACCAAATGGCTGGTAACCTGACCGCGCAGGTACGTAATATCGCCGAGGTGGCCATTGCAGTGGCGAACGGGGATATGAGCCGTAAGATCACGGTGGACGTACGTGGTGAGATCCTGCAATTGAAAGAAACTCTGAACACGATGGTGGATCAGTTGCGTGCCTTCGCTTCTGAGGTAACCCGTGTGGCCCGTGAAGTAGGTTCTGAAGGTAAATTGGGTGGTCAGGCCTTCGTACCAGGTGTAGCCGGTACGTGGAAGGATTTGACGGACTCCGTGAACCAGATGACTGGTAACCTGACATCGCAGGTGCGTAACATTGCCGAGGTAACGAAGGCGGTGGCATCTGGTGACTTGTCTAAGAAAGTAACTATTGACGTAAAAGGAGAGATCCTTGACTTGAAAAATACCATCAACACGATGGTGGACCAGCTGAACTCCTTTGCCTTTGAGGTAACGCGTGTGGCCCGTGAGGTGGGTACAGAAGGTAAGCTCGGTGGTCAGGCTGAAGTACAAGGTGTGGCTGGTACGTGGAAAGACTTGACCGACTCGGTGAACATGATGGCCTCTAACCTGACCAACCAGGTGCGTGGTATCGCTAAGGTGGTAACGGCGGTGGCCACTGGTAATTTGAAACAAAAACTATCTATCGTATCTCGTGGAGAGGTAGCCCAGTTAACGGATACCATCAACGAGATGATTGATACACTTGCCACCTTCGCCGACCAGGTAACTAACGTGGCCCGTGAGGTGGGTGTGGAAGGCCGATTGGGTGGTCAGGCATCGGTGCCGGGTGCCTCTGGTATCTGGAAGAATCTGACAGAGAACGTAAACCAGTTGGCAGAAAACCTGACCACACAGGTGCGTGCGATCTCTGAGGTGGCATCGGCGGTAACCAAGGGTGACTTGACACGAACGATTCGTGTGGAGGCAAAAGGAGAGGTGGAAGAATTGAAAGATACCATCAACCAAATGATTGCCAACCTGAAAGAAACCACACTACGAAACCAAGAGCAAGACTGGCTGAAATCTAACCTGGCGAAGTTTACACAGATGTTGCAAGGTCAGAAGGATCTGAATACGGTAACCCGTCGAATTCTATCAGAGTTAGCACAGGTAGTAAATGCACAGCAGGGTATGTTCTATATATTAGAACAAGATGAGACTGCTATTAACCAGAAATTGAAACTGTTCTCGTCCTTTGCATACGATGAAGAACTGAATCTAAATAAAGAATTCGCCATCGGTCAAGGCCTAGTAGGGCAGTGTGCCGTGGAGAAAGAAAGAATATTGTTGAAGAACGTTCCTAAAAGCTACTTGAAAATTGGTTCTGGCTTAGGGCGTGCTACTCCAAAGAATGTGGTAGTATTACCGGTACTGTTTGAAACGGAGATCAAAGCGGTAATTGAGCTGGCCTCATTCGATGACTTTAGTGAAACACACTTGGACTTCTTAGGTCAGTTGACCGAATCAATTGGTATCGTATTGAACACCATTGAAGCCAACTCTCGTACAGAGGATCTGTTGGAACAATCACAGTCACTGGCAGACGAATTGAGAAGAACGAACGAAGAATTACAAGATAAAGCCCACCTACTGGTAAAACAGAAAGAAGAGGTGGAGGAAAAGAACAAAGAGGTAGAAGAAGCAAGAAAGTCGCTGGAAGAAAAAGCCGAGCAGCTACAGCTTACTTCTAAGTATAAATCTGAGTTCCTGGCGAACATGTCGCACGAGTTGCGTACGCCGTTGAACTCACTGTTGATCCTGGCGCAGCAACTGTATGAGAACCATGAAGGTAACCTGAGTGAAAAGCAGGTACGTTATGCGAAAACCATCCACAGTTGTGGTGATGACCTGATCCAGTTGATCAATGACATCCTTGACTTGTCGAAGATCGAGTCTGGTTATATCTCTACCGACTTTATCAACGTACGCTTCAACGAAATCACATCGTTTGTGGAAACCACGTTCAAGCATATCTCAGAAAGCAAGAGTCTCAAGTTCTCCATTGAAATGGATCAGAACCTGCCGGATAAGCTGGAAACAGACGTACAGCGTTTGAACCAGATCTTGAAGAACCTGTTGTCTAACGCCTTTAAGTTTACTGAAAAAGGTGGCGTACGCTTGAGGGTTTATGAAGCTCACAAGAACTGGAAACAGCTCAATCCAAGCCTGGATAATGCGAGTAAAGTGGTGGCCTTTGAAATTAAAGATTCCGGTATCGGTATCTCTAAGGACAAGCAGAACATCATCTTTGAAGCCTTCCAGCAAGCTGAAGGTTCTACGTCCCGTAAGTATGGTGGTACCGGTTTAGGATTATCCATCAGCCGGGGTTTAGCGGACCTGTTAGGTGGTTCTATTGAACTGGAGAGTGAACCAGGTAAAGGAAGTACGTTTACGCTGTACCTGCCTATCGACTACAATCCACAGCACGTAAGAAAAGAAAAGCAAAGCTCATTAACAAATACTTTGACCATTAGTGAGTACCAGGTAGCCAGCGATAATGAAGAGACCATCCAGACTGTACAAACGGTAAAGCTGCCAGAAACAAGAGATTTGGAAGTAGTTAGTGAAATCATCAATGAAACCGGTGATGATCGCCATAACATAAATATGGGCGACTCTGTAGTGCTGGTTGTTGAAGATGATCTGCGGTTTGGAAAGATCATGATCGAGAAAGCGCACGAGTTTAATCTGAAAGTGGTTGTGGCTACATCCTTTGGCGAAGTCTTTGACCTGGCCAATAAGTTTACACCGATAGCAGTAACGCTTGATGTGAAACTGCCAGATGCCAGTGGATGGAGAATCCTTGATCTGTTCAAGAACGATATTAACTTCCGTCATATTCCTATTCACCTGATCTCTGGTGAAGAGAATCGCTTACTGGCTATGCAACGCGGTGCCAGAAGCTTCCACCAGAAGCCATTGAAAAATGAGGCATTGCAGGTGTTGTTCAGTGATATGGTTCGGTATAGGGATCATAAGCCGAAGAATCTCTTACTGGTAGAAGACAATGAGCTGGATTCATCGCAAATCGCCAAGATCCTGGATAATGGTGAGGAGATAGATATTGAAATTGCCAGCACAGGTACGCAGGCATTAGAATTGATTAAAGAGAAAGAGTATGACTGTATCATTGTCGACTTCATGCTCCCTGATATTGGTGGACTGGATTTTGTAACACAGATCAACTCATTGAAGAAAGTGCAGATGACGCCGGTGTTGATCTACTCGGCTAAAGACTTTTCTCCAAAAGAAAAGA